A region from the Pseudodesulfovibrio sp. JC047 genome encodes:
- a CDS encoding molybdopterin-guanine dinucleotide biosynthesis protein MobB: MKALSIVGPKNSGKTTLGLELARHFKASGLTVAAAKFSHHGFDWADTDTTQYAEVCDAVAGLSPEETFVNWTDRRFLPDILPLLTADVLIVEGGKTLGYLPRVLCLRGDLSDGTDWLGPDLAIATYGETTLEGIPAYNAIEPLAKTILDKGFFLPGMDCGTCGRPNCRALATQIVAGKATTKACLAMHNSIEVDINGSPVGMKPFVEDIISASIREMIRTLKGYSPGKATIKLDV; encoded by the coding sequence ATGAAAGCACTATCCATCGTTGGTCCCAAAAATTCCGGCAAAACGACCCTTGGCCTGGAATTGGCCCGCCACTTCAAGGCGTCCGGTCTGACTGTCGCTGCCGCGAAATTCAGTCATCACGGATTTGACTGGGCCGACACCGACACCACTCAATATGCCGAAGTCTGTGACGCGGTCGCGGGACTCAGCCCCGAAGAAACCTTTGTCAACTGGACAGATCGTCGATTCCTCCCGGATATTCTTCCGCTGCTCACCGCTGACGTCCTCATTGTCGAAGGCGGGAAAACACTCGGGTACCTCCCGCGCGTGCTCTGTTTACGAGGAGATCTTTCGGACGGTACGGACTGGCTTGGTCCCGACCTTGCCATCGCCACCTATGGCGAAACGACATTGGAAGGCATTCCTGCCTATAACGCCATCGAACCACTGGCAAAAACCATTCTCGACAAAGGATTTTTCCTGCCTGGCATGGACTGTGGGACATGCGGACGCCCCAACTGTCGAGCCTTGGCCACCCAAATAGTAGCCGGAAAAGCCACGACCAAAGCGTGTCTGGCCATGCACAATTCCATTGAAGTCGATATCAACGGTTCGCCAGTCGGCATGAAACCGTTTGTCGAAGACATCATTTCCGCTTCGATCCGAGAGATGATCCGCACGCTTAAAGGCTATTCTCCGGGCAAAGCAACCATCAAACTGGACGTTTAA
- a CDS encoding ABC transporter ATP-binding protein — protein sequence MKTPVISFHAVKQVFSGRQVLHIDSLEIEQGAIIGLAGPNGSGKSTLLRLLAFLDAPTSGTIAFMGNETSNTPGPVHRQVTLLVQEPYLLKRTVHANVAYGLKVRKKSDMTTKVHNALTQVGLAPESFASRQWFELSGGEAQRVALAARLVLKPKVLLMDEPTASLDTQSATRIREAALKARTDNGTSLVVASHDLNWLDKVSDRIIYLDHGSIVERL from the coding sequence ATGAAAACACCAGTTATCTCTTTTCACGCCGTCAAACAGGTTTTCTCAGGGCGGCAGGTGCTCCACATCGACTCATTGGAAATCGAACAGGGAGCCATCATCGGTCTCGCCGGTCCCAACGGGTCCGGAAAATCCACCTTACTCCGTTTGCTCGCTTTTCTCGATGCCCCGACATCCGGCACCATCGCATTCATGGGGAATGAAACATCCAACACCCCCGGCCCGGTTCACCGTCAGGTCACCTTGCTTGTTCAGGAGCCATACCTGCTGAAACGGACGGTTCATGCGAATGTGGCCTATGGGCTGAAAGTCCGCAAAAAATCGGATATGACCACCAAGGTTCACAATGCCTTGACCCAGGTAGGATTGGCACCGGAATCATTTGCCTCCAGGCAGTGGTTCGAGTTATCTGGTGGGGAGGCGCAGCGTGTGGCCCTGGCCGCGCGTCTGGTTCTCAAGCCCAAAGTCTTGCTCATGGATGAACCCACAGCCAGTCTGGACACCCAAAGCGCCACTCGAATCAGGGAGGCCGCGCTCAAAGCGAGAACAGACAATGGAACAAGTCTGGTCGTCGCCAGCCACGATCTCAATTGGCTCGACAAAGTCAGTGACCGTATCATTTATCTCGATCACGGCTCTATTGTCGAGCGACTCTAG
- a CDS encoding substrate-binding domain-containing protein produces MNRLFSFSLALILTVALTVPALAGKALMMATTTSTANTGLLDELIVPQYKKDTGVEIKFVAVGTGKALKMAENCDVDVVLVHAPAAEKAYMDKGVLVDRTELMYNDFVIIGPAADPAGVKGMKVADALKTIAAKQAAFASRGDNSGTNKKELSLWKAAGMAVPEKDAWYVQTGQGMLPTINIANEKSGYTMTDRGTFIKYADNHKGNPPLVVLVEGDKVLFNQYSGLAVNPAHCTDTQYDLAKQFIAWMASPKTQEAIGNFKLLGKKLFIPNAQ; encoded by the coding sequence GGGAAAGCGTTGATGATGGCAACCACGACCAGCACGGCCAATACAGGCCTGTTGGATGAACTGATCGTCCCACAATATAAAAAAGATACCGGTGTTGAAATTAAATTCGTTGCCGTCGGCACAGGAAAAGCCTTGAAAATGGCTGAGAACTGCGATGTCGATGTCGTTTTGGTTCATGCACCTGCCGCTGAAAAAGCCTACATGGACAAAGGCGTTCTCGTTGACCGCACCGAACTCATGTACAACGACTTCGTTATCATCGGTCCCGCCGCTGATCCCGCAGGCGTCAAGGGCATGAAGGTCGCAGACGCATTGAAAACCATTGCGGCCAAACAAGCCGCCTTTGCCAGCCGAGGCGACAACTCCGGCACCAACAAAAAGGAACTTTCCCTGTGGAAAGCCGCTGGCATGGCAGTTCCCGAAAAGGACGCCTGGTATGTTCAGACTGGTCAGGGAATGCTCCCAACCATCAACATTGCCAACGAAAAGTCCGGGTACACCATGACCGACCGTGGCACCTTCATCAAATACGCTGACAACCACAAAGGCAACCCGCCGCTGGTCGTTCTCGTCGAAGGCGACAAGGTCCTCTTCAACCAATACAGTGGACTGGCTGTGAACCCCGCACATTGCACGGACACGCAGTATGACCTGGCAAAACAGTTCATCGCATGGATGGCTTCCCCGAAAACACAGGAAGCAATTGGCAACTTCAAGCTCTTGGGCAAGAAGCTTTTCATTCCCAACGCACAGTAG
- a CDS encoding tRNA (cytidine(34)-2'-O)-methyltransferase: MRIVLFEPEIPPNTGNIARLCAATKTPLHLIEPLGFSVDDKHLKRAGLDYWPHVDVTIHPNFTDFMETVQPPRLVMASTKATTSHHRFAFRPDDAIVLGPETRGLTPDFMAGHSTIKIPIWGEVRSLNLSTATGILLFEALRQTNGIMDNPTSP; encoded by the coding sequence ATGCGCATTGTTCTTTTTGAGCCGGAAATTCCACCGAATACCGGCAACATCGCACGGTTGTGCGCTGCGACCAAAACCCCGCTCCACCTCATAGAACCACTGGGATTCTCGGTTGACGACAAACATCTCAAACGCGCGGGACTGGACTACTGGCCCCATGTCGATGTGACCATTCACCCGAATTTCACAGATTTCATGGAGACGGTGCAACCGCCAAGACTCGTCATGGCCAGCACCAAGGCCACCACATCGCACCACCGTTTCGCTTTTCGGCCAGACGACGCCATCGTACTTGGTCCTGAAACTCGGGGACTGACCCCGGACTTCATGGCTGGTCACTCCACCATCAAGATTCCGATCTGGGGTGAAGTCCGAAGCCTGAATCTTTCCACAGCCACTGGCATTCTCTTGTTTGAAGCCCTGCGGCAGACCAATGGAATTATGGACAACCCAACCTCTCCTTGA
- a CDS encoding ABC transporter permease, protein MDYLLQGFLQGFVLLFTGDPETYSAIWATVSASSLSMFFSLTIGVPLGFFLGHKTFIGKRVLRTLVDTLLSFPTVVIGLLVYAFLTRNGPLGGTGLLFSIPGVAIGQTLLGLPIIIAMTANAVEGLDKRLPMTLITLGANPRQILWATVMEARFSIMLAAMAAYGRIVSEVGISMLVGGNIKWHTRTITTAIALETGKGEFAVGIALGIVLLAVALLVNIAASGLKKKAVQ, encoded by the coding sequence ATGGACTATCTGCTTCAAGGTTTTCTTCAGGGCTTTGTCCTGCTCTTCACTGGCGACCCTGAGACATATTCAGCTATTTGGGCCACGGTGAGCGCGTCCTCGCTCTCCATGTTCTTCAGTCTCACCATCGGTGTGCCGCTCGGTTTTTTCCTCGGGCACAAAACCTTCATCGGCAAACGAGTCCTGCGAACCCTCGTGGACACGTTGCTCTCCTTTCCCACGGTTGTCATCGGCCTGCTGGTCTATGCCTTTCTGACCAGAAACGGCCCACTCGGCGGAACAGGGCTGCTCTTTTCGATTCCGGGCGTTGCCATCGGACAAACACTGCTCGGCCTGCCCATCATCATCGCCATGACAGCCAATGCAGTCGAAGGTCTCGACAAACGGCTCCCCATGACATTGATTACGCTGGGAGCGAATCCCCGACAAATTCTTTGGGCCACCGTCATGGAAGCCCGTTTCTCCATCATGCTCGCTGCCATGGCCGCCTATGGCCGCATTGTCTCGGAAGTCGGTATTTCCATGCTGGTTGGCGGAAATATCAAATGGCACACCAGAACCATCACCACAGCTATTGCCCTGGAAACAGGCAAAGGAGAATTTGCAGTCGGTATCGCCCTTGGCATTGTCCTGCTCGCTGTGGCCCTTCTCGTGAATATCGCAGCCTCGGGCCTGAAAAAAAAGGCGGTCCAATGA